The Candidatus Bathyarchaeota archaeon genome includes a region encoding these proteins:
- a CDS encoding DNA primase, protein MSDSQLTTTTKYVIYTKFEVNGVVEKPDVIGAIFGQTEGIFGPDLDLRELQKTGRIGRIEIEMTTKQGKTQGQIIIPSSLDRTSTSIIAAAIESVDRIGPYEAKATLEKIDDVRDVKRKAVIARAKEILQKWIMESVPSTDEVIREVFESLKPAEVISFGPEGLPAGPEIGSANSIIVVEGRADVINLLKCGFRNVIAIEGAKIPETIIKLCKDKEVTVFLDGDRGGDLILKELLQVADIDFIARAPQGKEVEELTPKEIFKALRDKVPLEQIREERIRYPRHVREVKRKLYMPKAVIDAVTELKGTLEAIILNEKTELLARLPVSELAEKLRHIDNAYFVIFDGVITQRLVDIASERGVKYIIADRISDVAKRPVHLRLLTFTDICSEEIQEEKNAKID, encoded by the coding sequence ATGTCAGATTCACAATTAACTACAACTACAAAGTATGTTATTTATACAAAATTTGAAGTTAACGGAGTTGTCGAGAAACCAGACGTTATAGGTGCGATTTTCGGTCAGACCGAGGGAATTTTTGGCCCAGACCTTGACCTTCGAGAACTTCAGAAAACTGGTCGAATTGGTCGAATTGAAATCGAAATGACGACCAAGCAGGGTAAGACCCAAGGTCAAATAATCATTCCATCAAGCCTAGATCGAACTTCTACATCGATAATTGCTGCCGCGATTGAAAGCGTAGATCGCATCGGACCTTATGAGGCGAAAGCAACCTTGGAGAAAATTGATGATGTACGTGATGTAAAACGTAAAGCAGTAATTGCAAGAGCCAAAGAAATTCTCCAAAAATGGATCATGGAGTCGGTTCCCAGCACTGATGAAGTAATTCGGGAAGTCTTTGAGTCACTGAAACCCGCGGAAGTGATTAGTTTCGGTCCAGAGGGACTTCCTGCTGGACCAGAAATAGGTTCAGCAAACTCAATTATCGTTGTTGAAGGTAGAGCCGACGTCATCAACCTATTAAAGTGTGGATTTAGGAATGTAATCGCCATTGAAGGTGCAAAAATTCCCGAAACAATCATCAAATTATGTAAAGATAAAGAGGTTACAGTATTCCTTGACGGTGACCGAGGTGGTGATTTAATCCTGAAGGAATTGTTACAAGTTGCAGATATAGACTTCATCGCACGAGCACCTCAGGGAAAAGAAGTAGAGGAGCTAACTCCTAAGGAAATCTTCAAAGCTCTCCGAGATAAAGTTCCACTTGAGCAAATCCGCGAAGAAAGAATTAGATACCCGAGACATGTACGTGAGGTAAAAAGAAAACTCTACATGCCTAAGGCAGTTATCGACGCAGTAACCGAACTTAAGGGAACCCTAGAAGCCATTATCCTAAATGAAAAGACGGAGTTGCTCGCCAGGCTACCAGTCAGCGAACTTGCTGAGAAGCTACGCCACATAGATAATGCATATTTCGTAATTTTTGATGGAGTTATTACTCAAAGGTTAGTTGACATAGCAAGCGAGCGAGGAGTTAAATACATTATAGCAGATCGAATCTCAGATGTTGCAAAGCGCCCGGTTCATCTTCGATTATTAACATTCACAGATATTTGCTCCGAGGAAATCCAAGAAGAGAAAAATGCAAAGATAGATTAG
- a CDS encoding toprim domain-containing protein, which yields MSNSCQRRLEELTSLIDRLAEESSKGVPIIVEGKKDALTLQKLGITGRVICVKASCKPLYDFLAEECQGIEIIILTDFDHRGAQLSRTITQYLQGLNAEPNLHFWKEIGSLIKRDVKDVEGLASYIEKLKLMARDRKI from the coding sequence TTGAGTAATAGTTGTCAGCGAAGACTTGAAGAACTGACCTCTCTAATCGATCGTTTAGCTGAAGAAAGTTCTAAAGGAGTACCGATCATTGTAGAGGGGAAAAAAGATGCTTTAACTTTGCAAAAGTTAGGAATAACAGGGCGAGTAATTTGCGTGAAGGCTTCTTGCAAACCACTATACGACTTCCTAGCTGAGGAATGTCAAGGAATAGAAATAATCATTCTAACCGATTTTGATCACCGAGGGGCCCAGCTCTCCCGTACCATCACTCAATATTTACAGGGCTTAAACGCGGAACCTAACTTGCACTTCTGGAAAGAAATTGGCAGTTTAATTAAACGTGATGTTAAGGATGTTGAGGGGTTGGCTTCTTATATCGAAAAGTTGAAGTTAATGGCAAGAGATAGAAAAATTTAA
- a CDS encoding tyrosine--tRNA ligase, translating into MDVETRLELVTKNTAEIVTITELKTLLETKQKPRAYWGFECSGLMHLGMGLVCGTKIKNMIDANFEFIIFLADWHSWINNKLGGEMEKIRIAGEYFKHCFTALGINPNRVKYLWASDLVKDVSYWEKVIRIAKSASLQRTWRALPIMGREMSLVDVETAWVYYPCMQVADIFQMELDVACAGIDQRKAHMLARDIAEKHNRMKPICVHTPLLMGLSGPKKKEKLQFDENSDINAQISSKMSKSVPVDCIYIHDSPDTIRLKIQNAYCPPKEIQGNPVLEIARHVVFPANLPLDVARLPKYGGPITFNNYQELETAYRNGKIHPLDLKNGVTEALVKLLTPVREYFQRHPDPLENMMRIEVTR; encoded by the coding sequence TTGGATGTCGAAACAAGACTAGAGCTAGTCACTAAAAATACAGCGGAGATTGTAACAATAACTGAACTAAAAACCCTATTGGAAACAAAACAGAAGCCACGAGCTTACTGGGGGTTCGAATGCTCTGGTCTAATGCATTTAGGAATGGGACTTGTTTGTGGTACAAAAATAAAAAACATGATTGATGCGAATTTTGAATTCATTATTTTTCTAGCAGATTGGCACTCATGGATAAATAATAAACTTGGAGGCGAGATGGAAAAAATTAGAATCGCCGGAGAATACTTTAAGCATTGTTTTACCGCTCTTGGAATAAATCCAAACCGTGTAAAGTATCTTTGGGCATCAGATTTAGTCAAAGACGTTTCCTATTGGGAGAAAGTCATTAGGATCGCAAAGAGCGCATCACTCCAACGAACATGGAGAGCTTTGCCTATAATGGGGCGTGAAATGAGTTTGGTTGACGTTGAAACCGCTTGGGTTTACTACCCATGCATGCAAGTAGCAGACATTTTTCAAATGGAACTTGATGTCGCATGTGCTGGAATAGACCAGCGAAAAGCTCATATGTTAGCCAGAGACATCGCGGAAAAACATAACCGTATGAAACCTATTTGTGTCCATACGCCACTTCTAATGGGTCTCAGCGGTCCCAAGAAGAAGGAGAAATTGCAATTCGATGAAAATTCGGATATAAACGCCCAGATAAGTTCAAAAATGTCCAAAAGCGTTCCTGTTGATTGCATTTACATCCACGATTCTCCAGATACAATTAGACTGAAAATTCAAAATGCCTATTGCCCGCCTAAGGAGATTCAAGGCAATCCGGTTTTAGAGATTGCACGCCACGTTGTCTTCCCAGCAAATCTACCATTAGATGTGGCAAGATTACCCAAATATGGAGGACCAATTACCTTTAATAACTATCAAGAATTAGAAACAGCCTATAGAAATGGAAAGATACATCCTCTTGACTTGAAAAATGGGGTAACGGAAGCGTTGGTGAAACTTTTAACTCCGGTTCGAGAATATTTCCAGCGGCACCCAGACCCTTTGGAAAATATGATGAGAATTGAAGTTACTCGCTAA
- a CDS encoding phenylalanine--tRNA ligase subunit beta, whose amino-acid sequence MDTEDANTPVITLYPERFSRFVGKPLNIQEMTQWLPRLGLDIEEIGPDYVKVEYNPNRPDFSSYAGIARAIQGIIELKLGLPKYKVKRGNVTINVDPSVARVRPFIVGAVIRGLKLDQEAVKELMDMQEDLHWAIGRNRRKASIGIHDLDKVESPFSYTTRDENFQFIPLDKNVNMSIKEILEKHEKGIEFRHLVENTTRYPIIVDRFDRVLSFPPIINGNLTRITEDTRSIFIDVTGPEVAAITHSLNILVTTFADMGGTIESVSLKYPDHIEITPNLEPRRMELKLNHASKLIGLKFSEKEAAYCLQKARLGVKKKGRNRFEIIVPAYRVDIMHEVDLIEDLVIGYGYYRLEPTVPSTMTIGQPHRIEEIAETVRQLMIGFGFTEVVNFILTNEETHYQKMLVEEGEHVKLANPISLEYTMIRESLLPGLMKNLMDNRHESFPQRIFEIFDVVKVDETTETKTRRELHVGGVSSHPTACYTEIKSVTEALLTNLGVSKWRICEKSHPSFIPGRVAAIYYEEREVGKLGEIHPEVLNNFELENPVVAFEINLDGIFGAKTKV is encoded by the coding sequence CTGGATACGGAGGATGCCAATACGCCGGTAATAACTCTTTACCCAGAGAGATTTAGCCGATTTGTAGGGAAGCCGTTAAACATTCAGGAAATGACGCAATGGCTTCCACGTCTCGGGCTTGACATTGAGGAGATAGGCCCAGACTATGTTAAGGTCGAGTATAATCCAAATCGCCCAGATTTTTCAAGTTACGCTGGTATCGCCCGCGCTATCCAAGGCATAATTGAGTTAAAACTTGGGTTACCGAAGTACAAAGTCAAACGAGGAAATGTCACAATAAACGTCGATCCAAGTGTTGCAAGAGTTAGACCATTTATTGTCGGTGCTGTAATCCGGGGGTTAAAGCTAGATCAAGAAGCAGTTAAAGAACTTATGGATATGCAAGAAGATTTACATTGGGCTATTGGGCGAAATCGAAGGAAGGCCTCTATTGGAATCCATGATCTTGACAAAGTCGAATCACCATTTAGTTATACTACTCGAGATGAAAACTTTCAATTTATTCCATTGGATAAAAATGTGAACATGAGTATAAAGGAAATCTTGGAAAAACATGAAAAGGGCATAGAGTTCCGCCATCTTGTAGAAAACACCACTAGATATCCCATTATTGTAGATCGTTTTGATCGAGTGCTTTCTTTTCCTCCTATTATAAATGGAAACTTAACACGAATAACAGAAGATACGCGTAGTATCTTCATTGATGTTACTGGTCCGGAGGTTGCTGCTATTACTCATAGTTTGAATATTTTGGTAACAACATTCGCTGACATGGGCGGCACCATAGAAAGCGTTTCCCTAAAATACCCAGACCACATTGAGATCACTCCAAACTTGGAACCACGTAGAATGGAATTGAAGCTTAACCATGCGAGCAAACTGATCGGTCTCAAGTTTTCTGAAAAGGAAGCCGCGTATTGTCTTCAAAAAGCGAGATTAGGAGTGAAGAAAAAGGGGCGAAATCGCTTTGAAATAATTGTTCCAGCGTATCGTGTTGATATTATGCATGAAGTTGATTTAATTGAGGATTTAGTGATTGGTTACGGTTACTATCGGCTAGAGCCTACAGTTCCATCTACAATGACTATCGGACAGCCGCACAGAATAGAGGAAATTGCTGAAACAGTGCGCCAGCTAATGATCGGTTTTGGCTTCACTGAGGTTGTTAACTTTATTTTAACAAATGAAGAAACGCATTACCAAAAGATGTTAGTTGAAGAGGGGGAACACGTGAAACTCGCCAATCCGATTTCATTAGAATACACGATGATCCGAGAGAGTTTACTTCCTGGATTAATGAAGAATCTTATGGATAACCGACACGAAAGCTTTCCTCAAAGAATATTTGAAATTTTTGATGTCGTAAAAGTTGACGAGACGACTGAAACAAAGACTAGACGTGAACTGCACGTTGGCGGTGTTTCATCTCATCCAACAGCGTGTTACACAGAAATAAAATCGGTAACCGAGGCTCTACTCACCAATCTCGGGGTTAGTAAGTGGCGAATTTGTGAAAAAAGCCACCCAAGTTTTATTCCTGGGAGAGTTGCAGCTATCTATTATGAAGAACGGGAAGTTGGAAAACTTGGGGAGATACATCCCGAGGTTCTTAATAATTTTGAGCTTGAAAATCCAGTTGTTGCCTTTGAAATTAACTTAGATGGAATTTTTGGAGCAAAAACCAAAGTGTGA
- a CDS encoding phenylalanine--tRNA ligase subunit alpha, with product MELHKLEQIVLLALKDARRLSISEICGRTGLNEAAIMRAALWLSSKKLAKIEEEKRTFLQLGPEGKKFLREGVPERRLVSSVLDLNGRATFDQAVRASGLEKQEATIAIGWAKRKNWITVRKEKGTLILEASREPKFGPDEKLIDTLTEGRLPVEKLSPEQLAGFDTLKRRPGVLTISDETKRYIVLTDEGAKEANQIIEIVKEVSLLTPDLIRTGRWRDVKLRRFDVTAPGPTIYPGKIHPIRQIIQEVRESFLEMGFTEIRGPLVETAFWNFDALYQPQDHPAREMQDTFYISYPKLGDLPAEEVTQAVGKVHENGWITGSTGWGYKWNPDEARKLILRTHTTATTIRYLAEHREPPVKVFSVDRVYRNEKVDYKHLAEFHQIEGIIMDKNVTLRDLMGTLSEFYQKLGMEKVQFWPSYFPYTEPSVQTTVFVPELGRWIELCGMGIFRPEVVRPLGIKYPVLAWGGGLERIIMIKLGVDDVRYLYKNDLGWIRRMPIRR from the coding sequence GTGGAACTTCATAAACTCGAGCAGATAGTGCTTCTTGCTTTAAAAGATGCGAGGAGGTTAAGCATCAGTGAAATTTGTGGCCGAACAGGGCTTAATGAAGCTGCGATTATGCGCGCCGCCCTTTGGCTATCGTCAAAGAAGCTTGCTAAAATTGAAGAGGAAAAACGGACTTTTTTACAGCTTGGGCCCGAGGGGAAAAAATTTCTACGCGAAGGAGTTCCTGAAAGAAGACTTGTTTCTAGCGTTTTAGATCTAAATGGGAGAGCTACTTTTGATCAAGCTGTACGTGCATCCGGATTGGAGAAGCAGGAAGCAACAATAGCAATAGGTTGGGCTAAACGAAAAAATTGGATTACTGTACGAAAAGAAAAAGGTACATTGATTCTTGAGGCATCCCGAGAGCCGAAATTTGGACCTGATGAAAAATTAATAGATACATTGACGGAAGGCCGCCTTCCAGTGGAAAAACTTAGCCCAGAGCAATTGGCTGGTTTCGATACCTTGAAGAGGAGGCCTGGCGTACTCACGATCTCTGATGAAACTAAACGTTACATCGTTTTAACCGATGAAGGTGCCAAAGAAGCCAATCAAATCATAGAGATTGTCAAGGAGGTTAGTTTACTCACCCCAGACCTAATAAGAACTGGGCGATGGCGGGATGTTAAACTACGCCGATTTGATGTTACTGCCCCTGGACCTACGATATATCCCGGTAAAATTCACCCTATTCGTCAAATTATTCAAGAAGTTCGAGAGAGCTTTCTTGAAATGGGATTTACAGAAATCCGTGGTCCTCTTGTCGAGACAGCATTTTGGAATTTCGATGCTCTTTATCAACCGCAAGACCATCCTGCGAGAGAGATGCAAGATACGTTTTACATCTCCTATCCTAAGCTTGGTGATTTGCCAGCCGAAGAAGTTACACAAGCAGTTGGAAAGGTCCATGAAAACGGTTGGATAACCGGCTCAACTGGTTGGGGATACAAGTGGAATCCAGATGAGGCGCGGAAGCTAATCCTTAGGACACATACTACTGCTACAACTATCCGCTATCTTGCTGAACATAGAGAACCCCCAGTAAAAGTGTTTTCCGTTGACCGAGTATATCGCAACGAAAAGGTCGACTACAAACACCTAGCTGAATTCCATCAAATTGAGGGCATTATTATGGACAAGAATGTAACCCTCCGAGATCTTATGGGAACATTAAGTGAATTTTACCAAAAGTTGGGAATGGAAAAAGTTCAGTTTTGGCCAAGCTATTTCCCCTATACTGAACCGTCAGTTCAGACGACAGTCTTCGTTCCCGAACTAGGTCGATGGATCGAACTCTGTGGAATGGGTATATTTAGACCCGAAGTTGTCAGGCCACTCGGAATTAAATATCCAGTTCTGGCTTGGGGTGGAGGACTTGAACGGATCATCATGATTAAACTTGGTGTGGACGACGTACGTTATCTCTATAAAAATGACTTAGGCTGGATACGGAGGATGCCAATACGCCGGTAA